The genomic stretch TTCTCCACCGCCAGGGGCAGCAGCTTCTGGATGAAGCTCAAGTGGTGCTTGTCGGCCGCGTTCAGCGCCATCAGGATGGTGTCGAACGGGAAGCGCTCGATGGCCGCGATCAGCACGTCGGGATCGGCATGGCCGGTGCATCCGATGTGGCGCACGATCTTCTGCTCGCGCGCCTGCTGGAAAGCTTCCAGCGCGCCGCCTTTCGCGAAGATCTGCTCCACCTGCTCCATGCGCGAGAGGTTGTGCACCTGCCACAGGTCGAGATGGTCGGTCTGCAGCAGCTTGAGCGATTGCTCGAGCAGCTTGAGCGAGCCGTCGCGCGTGCGGTCGTGGCTTTTCGTCGCCAGGAACACTTCCTTGCGGCGCGTCTTCATCACCTGCCCGATGTAGGTCTGGCTCAGCCCGCCGCCGTAGAACGCGGCGGTGTCGATGTAGTTCACGCCCAGGTCGATGGCGCGGTGGATGATCTCGACGGCGTCCTTCTCCTTGCCCTCCTGCTCGAGCGTCGCCTGCCCGCCGAGCGAGAACAGCGCGGTGCGATATCCCGTCTTGCCGAGGTTCCGCGTCGGCATCGCTTTGGGCGTCGCCTTGTTCTCGGGCAGCGGCGGCATGGCGTGCGCTGTCGGCTGCGTCAGCAGGCTGTGCGCCGCGTAGCCCACGGCGGCCGAGCCGCCGATCTTCAGGAAGTCACGGCGGTCGAGCGAGAGGTCAGCGATCTTCTTCGGCATGCGGCACCTCGTGGCACATCTTCAACCCGGAAATGCTACTCCTCCGGTTGGACGCGCCACAACCGCATCCGTCACGCCGCGGGCTGGCCGGCGACGTAGGCTTCCCACTCGCGCTCTCCGTCGCCCGCGAGCAGAGCCCAGAGCGTGTAGATCCCCAGCGCCAGCCCGAACGGCACGTTGAACAGCGAGAGGAAGGCGACCACCAGCGCCGCGGTGCGCGCCCAATGCGCGCGCTGGAGGATGCCGAAGCCGGCCGCGGCGCCGATCGCGCCCTTCGCCAGGATGGCGATGCCGATCGCGGTGACCAGCGGCGGCAGGAAGTACATGCGCGGCTCGCGCGCCGCGACCGCCGCGATCACCGTGTTGCCCACGATGAACGCGGCCAGTCCCGCGAGCACGTGGAGCACCGAATACGCGATCCACAGGATGCCGAGCAGCTTGGCGTTCCGCGCCACGCGGCTGCCCTGCGGCGCCGCGATGACCGTCAGGGGCTGCGCATGCCCGCATTCCGGGCAGGTCGCCGCGGTCGCCGGGATGGGCTTGCCGCACGCATTGCAGAACATCTCTCAGACCTCCTGGGACGCACTGGTCCTGCAACAGGATACGGCGGCGCGGGCCGCGAAGTTTCACCATCTGGCGCTTGCGTGCCGGCCGCCGCGGTGAGACCCTCGCAGCATGTTCACGCCGCGACCCATCGGATACGTCCGCAGCCCGCACCAGAACACCGAGCAGGTCCCGAAAGGCCTGGGCGCGAAGCATGAAGCCGAGGGCGTGCTCGAACTGCTGCCCGAGTTCGCCGCCGGCCTCGCCGACATCGAGGGCTTCTCGCACCTTTACGTGCTGTGGGAGTTCGACCGCGCGGAAGGCTACGAGCTCATCGCGCACCCGCCGAGCGACGACCGGCCGCACGGCGTGTTCGCGACCCGCTCGCCGCAGCGGCCCAATCCCATCGGGCTGACCGTGGTCGAGCTGCTGCGCCGCGAAGACGCGCGCCTGCACGTCCGCGGCCTCGACATGCTCGACGGCACGCCCATCCTCGACCTCAAGCCGTATCTCTCGAACGTCCCGCCCGAGAAGCTGCGCCGCGGCTGGCTCGCCGAGGCGGAAGCACGACAGCGAACTTCGCGCTAGCCGCGCCCCCCTTCCCGGTTAGAGGTTCGCGCCGTACGTATTGCGGACGCGCTTCGACACGCGGAAGTAAGCGATCCAGATGCCGAGGAACAGGAAGGTCCGCAGCCACCCGCCGAACACCCATATCCCGCCCAGCATCTCGCCGTGGGTCGCGCGGAAGAAGAGGAAGATGCTCAGCACCGCCATCGTGAGCACCACTCCGAAGTAGAGGCGCAGCATCACCAGCGCCTGGGGCTTCGCGCGCCACAACTGGACGCCGGTGACGATGCCCAACACGGCCACGCCAAGCGACACCAGCAGCATCCAGTTCTCGCCCAGGTAACGCAGGTAAGGAAGGACGCGCAGCTCCATCAGCGGGCTGAAGATCGTCACCCAGATGCAGAACAGCAGCAGCCATCCGCCGACGCCGCGCGTCTCGCCGGCGGCGGGCGCCGCGGCAGTGGCGCCGGGCGTGGCGGCCGCTGCGGCCGTGCCGGCCAGCGCTCCGCCGCAGTAGTTGCAGAAGCGTTCGGAGCCCTGGACGGGTTGCGCGCAGGTCGGGCAGATCATGCGCGAGAGGGTACAGGAACTAACCGGCGGATGCACTTCCTTACGTGGCCCGGCACGTCCGTATCGGGAAAGCGGGAACAGAACAAGACCACGTGAGAGTCCCAGGGACGGCACCCGCTAGGACCCGCACGCTCAGATCCAGTAGAGAGCGGCGCGGTCGGCGTCGAGCGCGTGGCGCAGCAGCCAACTGTAGAGCGAAGCGCCGCGCTCGCCGTTGGTGAAGATGGCGAGGTGCGTCTTGCCGCCCTGCTCGACCCAGAGCAGGTTCTTGTAGCCCGGGCTATCGCCCCATTGGAACCACGCCGGCCCGCCGGTCACGTCGACGCCGATGCCATCGGCCCAGTGGATCATCCTGTTGACCTCGACGCGCGGGACGTAGTCATCGGCGCGCGCCTGGATGTCAGCGGCGAGCGCGGAGAGGAAGCGCTCGAAGTCCGCCGCCGTGGTCCACATCGAGCCCGCGACGTTGGGCGTGATGGCGACGTGGAGCGCCGGCTTGCCGGCTTTCTTCAGCGCGGCGATCTTTTCGTCCGCGGTCGTGCTCTCCGGATCGAGCCCGAGCGCCGCGATGCCGGTGTAGCTGCGACGGTCCCAGTAAAACGCGTCTTCGTCGTCCGGGCGGCCGCGGCGGCCGTGCCCGCGCGCGCAGCGCGATTCGTCTTCCTTGCGCAGCGCGAGCCGGCTGTCCGTCATGCCCAGCTCCTGGAAGGTCTCGCCCAAGAACTTGCGGATGGGCTGCTTGAGCACGGCGGTCTCGAGCACGCGCTGCAGCAGGAAGTA from Terriglobales bacterium encodes the following:
- a CDS encoding aldo/keto reductase; the protein is MPKKIADLSLDRRDFLKIGGSAAVGYAAHSLLTQPTAHAMPPLPENKATPKAMPTRNLGKTGYRTALFSLGGQATLEQEGKEKDAVEIIHRAIDLGVNYIDTAAFYGGGLSQTYIGQVMKTRRKEVFLATKSHDRTRDGSLKLLEQSLKLLQTDHLDLWQVHNLSRMEQVEQIFAKGGALEAFQQAREQKIVRHIGCTGHADPDVLIAAIERFPFDTILMALNAADKHHLSFIQKLLPLAVEKQMGIIGMKIPARGRILSSWKPGMPPEDRFVGDAKLPGAISMQDAMYYTLSLPVSTVIIGVDDVKQLEENVQFAKDFTPLTDGQMLALQKKTEPIARQALFFRRWS
- a CDS encoding zinc ribbon domain-containing protein, whose amino-acid sequence is MFCNACGKPIPATAATCPECGHAQPLTVIAAPQGSRVARNAKLLGILWIAYSVLHVLAGLAAFIVGNTVIAAVAAREPRMYFLPPLVTAIGIAILAKGAIGAAAGFGILQRAHWARTAALVVAFLSLFNVPFGLALGIYTLWALLAGDGEREWEAYVAGQPAA
- the tsaA gene encoding tRNA (N6-threonylcarbamoyladenosine(37)-N6)-methyltransferase TrmO → MFTPRPIGYVRSPHQNTEQVPKGLGAKHEAEGVLELLPEFAAGLADIEGFSHLYVLWEFDRAEGYELIAHPPSDDRPHGVFATRSPQRPNPIGLTVVELLRREDARLHVRGLDMLDGTPILDLKPYLSNVPPEKLRRGWLAEAEARQRTSR
- a CDS encoding serine hydrolase domain-containing protein; translation: MPTIDRRVFCTAAAALPAAAFLPSFSKPFRQPQLDEAALQVLARTPGFAMVGSIGGKKAHELRGLREAGKPQAFDEQTLFPVASLTKSVFSYAVRKLVRAGRFDLTRPLSAYMDLGLPGEQAKTITGRHALTHSTGLPNWIFDPKQELAQAFAPGTDWSYSGEGYFLLQRVLETAVLKQPIRKFLGETFQELGMTDSRLALRKEDESRCARGHGRRGRPDDEDAFYWDRRSYTGIAALGLDPESTTADEKIAALKKAGKPALHVAITPNVAGSMWTTAADFERFLSALAADIQARADDYVPRVEVNRMIHWADGIGVDVTGGPAWFQWGDSPGYKNLLWVEQGGKTHLAIFTNGERGASLYSWLLRHALDADRAALYWI